A genomic stretch from Pseudomonas alkylphenolica includes:
- a CDS encoding DNA-3-methyladenine glycosylase yields the protein MPDSAPCPSQALPDSFFDRDAQELAKALLGKVIRHRHGPYWLAARIIETEAYYLSDKGSHASLGYTEKRKALFLDGGHIYMYYARGGDSLNFSAHGPGNAVLIKSAYPFVDAISDDNSLAQMQLNNPDASGQARPAERLCAGQTLLCKALGLKVPHWDGKRFDPEQLFVEDCGINVKHIIQAARLGIPHGRDEHLPYRFVDADFARHCTRNPLRRGQVEGRDYFLLTQGN from the coding sequence ATGCCAGACTCAGCCCCCTGCCCGTCCCAGGCCCTGCCCGACAGCTTCTTCGACCGCGACGCCCAGGAACTGGCCAAAGCCCTGCTGGGCAAGGTCATCCGCCACCGTCACGGCCCGTACTGGCTGGCCGCGCGGATCATCGAGACCGAGGCCTATTACCTGAGCGACAAAGGCAGCCACGCGTCGCTCGGCTACACCGAAAAGCGCAAAGCGCTGTTCCTCGATGGCGGGCATATCTATATGTACTACGCGCGCGGCGGCGACTCGTTGAACTTCAGCGCCCATGGCCCGGGCAATGCCGTGCTGATCAAGTCGGCCTATCCGTTCGTCGACGCCATCAGCGACGACAACAGCCTGGCGCAGATGCAACTGAACAACCCCGACGCCAGCGGCCAGGCCCGTCCTGCCGAACGCCTGTGCGCCGGGCAGACGCTGCTGTGCAAGGCTCTGGGCCTGAAAGTGCCGCACTGGGACGGCAAACGCTTCGACCCCGAGCAACTGTTTGTCGAAGACTGCGGTATCAACGTGAAACACATTATTCAGGCCGCCCGCCTGGGCATTCCCCATGGCCGCGACGAACATCTGCCCTACCGTTTTGTCGATGCCGACTTTGCCCGCCATTGCACACGGAACCCGCTGCGCCGGGGCCAAGTCGAAGGCCGGGACTACTTTCTACTGACACAAGGAAACTGA
- a CDS encoding glutamate-5-semialdehyde dehydrogenase, with the protein MTESVLDYMTRLGRAAREAARVIARASTAQKNRALQAAANALDAARAELSAANELDLAAGRANGLEPAMLERLALTPARIDGMIVGLRQVASLPDPVGAIRDMSYRPSGIQVGKMRVPLGVIGIIYESRPNVTIDAASLCLKSGNATILRGGSEAIHSNRAIAACIQRGLAEAGLPAAVVQVVETTDREAVGALISMPEYVDVIVPRGGKGLIERISRDARVPVIKHLDGICHVYVAEHAELDKARRIAFNAKTYRYGICGAMETLLVDQSVAADFLPEMARQFREKGVELRGCERTRQIIDAVPATEADWSTEYLAAILSIRVVDGLDQAIEHINHYGSHHTDSIVTEHQGQARQFTAEVDSSSVMINTPTCFADGFEYGLGAEIGISTDKLHARGPVGLEGLTCEKYVVIGDGQLRGQESL; encoded by the coding sequence ATGACTGAGTCCGTTCTTGACTACATGACCCGCCTGGGTCGCGCCGCCCGTGAAGCTGCCCGCGTCATCGCCCGCGCCAGTACCGCGCAGAAGAACCGTGCGCTGCAGGCCGCGGCCAATGCCCTGGACGCCGCGCGCGCCGAGCTGTCTGCCGCCAATGAACTGGACCTGGCCGCTGGTCGCGCCAATGGTCTGGAGCCAGCCATGCTTGAGCGCCTGGCGCTGACCCCTGCACGGATCGACGGCATGATCGTCGGCCTGCGCCAGGTGGCCAGCCTGCCAGATCCGGTCGGGGCGATCCGCGACATGAGCTATCGGCCTTCGGGTATCCAGGTTGGCAAGATGCGCGTGCCGCTGGGCGTGATCGGGATCATCTACGAGTCGCGGCCGAACGTGACCATTGATGCCGCCAGCCTGTGCCTGAAGTCGGGCAACGCCACCATCCTGCGCGGTGGTTCCGAGGCCATTCACTCCAACCGCGCCATTGCCGCCTGTATCCAGCGTGGCCTGGCCGAAGCCGGCCTGCCGGCTGCGGTGGTGCAGGTCGTGGAAACCACCGACCGCGAAGCTGTCGGCGCGCTGATCAGCATGCCCGAGTATGTCGATGTGATCGTGCCGCGCGGTGGCAAGGGCCTGATCGAACGCATCAGCCGTGATGCACGGGTGCCGGTCATCAAGCATCTGGACGGTATCTGCCACGTTTATGTGGCCGAGCACGCTGAGCTGGACAAAGCCCGACGCATTGCCTTCAACGCCAAAACCTACCGTTATGGCATTTGCGGGGCGATGGAAACCCTGTTGGTCGATCAGTCGGTCGCGGCAGACTTCCTGCCGGAAATGGCCCGTCAGTTTCGGGAAAAAGGCGTCGAACTGCGCGGTTGTGAGCGTACCCGCCAGATTATCGATGCCGTGCCGGCCACTGAGGCCGACTGGAGCACCGAGTACCTGGCGGCGATTCTGTCGATCCGCGTGGTCGACGGTCTGGACCAGGCCATCGAGCACATCAATCATTACGGCTCGCATCACACCGATTCCATCGTCACCGAACATCAGGGTCAGGCCCGGCAGTTCACTGCCGAGGTCGATTCGTCCTCGGTGATGATCAACACCCCGACCTGCTTTGCCGACGGTTTCGAGTATGGTCTGGGCGCAGAAATCGGTATTTCCACCGACAAACTGCATGCCCGCGGCCCGGTCGGCCTGGAAGGCCTGACCTGTGAAAAATACGTGGTGATCGGCGACGGTCAGCTGCGTGGACAGGAGTCGCTCTGA
- the nadD gene encoding nicotinate-nucleotide adenylyltransferase has protein sequence MPPARRIGVLGGTFDPVHIGHLRSALEVAEVLALDELRLMPNARPPHRGTPQVSAQDRLEMVRCAVEGVPTLSVDARELARDTPSYTIETLELMRAELAASDQLFLLLGWDAFCGLPSWHRWEELLQHCHILVLQRPDADVEPPDALRNLLAARSVSDPQALAGPAGQIAFVWQTPLAVSATQIRQLLASGKSVRFLVPDAVLAYIDAHNLYRAPN, from the coding sequence ATGCCGCCCGCCCGGCGCATTGGCGTGCTCGGCGGGACATTCGACCCGGTACACATCGGCCACTTGCGCAGCGCGCTCGAGGTGGCCGAGGTGCTGGCGCTGGACGAGCTGCGGCTGATGCCCAATGCCCGCCCGCCGCACCGGGGCACGCCGCAGGTATCGGCCCAGGACCGCCTGGAAATGGTCCGTTGTGCGGTCGAAGGCGTGCCGACTTTGTCGGTGGATGCGCGAGAACTGGCGCGCGACACGCCGTCGTATACCATCGAAACACTGGAACTGATGCGCGCCGAACTGGCCGCTTCGGATCAGCTGTTTCTGCTGCTGGGCTGGGATGCGTTCTGCGGCCTGCCCAGTTGGCACCGTTGGGAAGAATTGCTGCAACACTGTCACATCCTGGTGCTGCAACGCCCGGATGCCGACGTCGAGCCACCGGATGCCCTGCGCAACCTGTTGGCCGCACGCTCAGTCAGTGACCCGCAGGCCCTGGCAGGGCCTGCGGGACAAATTGCATTCGTCTGGCAGACGCCGCTTGCGGTGTCAGCCACGCAGATCCGACAGCTGCTGGCCAGCGGCAAGTCGGTGCGGTTTCTGGTGCCGGACGCAGTACTGGCCTACATCGATGCGCACAACCTTTACCGTGCGCCGAACTGA
- the rsfS gene encoding ribosome silencing factor produces MSKQEMIKGEELVKVAVAALEDVKAQDVLVIDVRDKQSITDYMIIATGTSNRQIGAMLDKVREMVKAQGVRPLGEEGKGDSDWVLLDLDDVIVHMMTAAARQFYDLERLWKGAEQSRAADGKHHSPENTHEFFAKLNKDQE; encoded by the coding sequence ATGAGCAAGCAAGAAATGATTAAAGGCGAAGAGCTGGTCAAGGTAGCCGTTGCTGCCCTGGAAGACGTCAAGGCCCAGGACGTTCTGGTCATCGACGTTCGCGACAAGCAGAGCATCACCGACTACATGATCATCGCCACCGGTACCTCGAACCGTCAGATCGGCGCGATGCTGGACAAGGTCCGCGAAATGGTCAAAGCCCAGGGCGTGCGCCCGTTGGGTGAAGAAGGCAAAGGCGACAGCGACTGGGTTCTGCTGGACCTGGACGACGTTATCGTGCACATGATGACCGCCGCTGCCCGCCAATTCTACGACCTGGAGCGTCTGTGGAAAGGTGCCGAGCAAAGCCGTGCGGCCGATGGTAAGCACCACAGCCCGGAAAACACCCACGAGTTCTTCGCCAAGCTCAACAAAGACCAGGAATAA
- the rlmH gene encoding 23S rRNA (pseudouridine(1915)-N(3))-methyltransferase RlmH: MRLRLIAVGSRMPKWVEDGWHEYAKRLPSELSLELVEIPLNTRGKNADVARLIRQEGEAMLAKVQPGERIVTLEVHGKPWSTEQLAVELDRWRLDSRTVNFMVGGPEGLAPEVCARAEQRWSLSPLTLPHPLVRILIGEQLYRAWTVLSGHPYHK; encoded by the coding sequence GTGCGTCTGCGTTTGATCGCGGTCGGCTCGCGCATGCCCAAGTGGGTCGAGGACGGCTGGCATGAATATGCCAAGCGCCTGCCCTCGGAGCTGTCGCTGGAGCTGGTGGAGATACCGCTCAACACCCGGGGCAAGAATGCCGATGTCGCCCGCCTGATTCGTCAGGAGGGCGAGGCCATGCTCGCCAAGGTCCAGCCAGGGGAACGGATTGTCACTCTGGAGGTCCATGGCAAGCCTTGGAGTACCGAGCAACTGGCGGTCGAGCTGGACCGCTGGCGGCTGGACTCGCGTACCGTGAACTTCATGGTTGGCGGCCCGGAAGGGCTGGCGCCGGAAGTCTGTGCACGGGCCGAGCAGCGCTGGTCGCTGTCGCCGCTGACCCTGCCGCACCCATTGGTAAGGATACTGATCGGCGAACAGCTGTACCGCGCCTGGACCGTGTTGTCCGGGCACCCTTACCACAAATGA
- the mrdA gene encoding penicillin-binding protein 2 produces the protein MTQPIRLKDHEKDARMVRSRVVVGAVAIVLLICVLIARLYYLQVIQYDYHSTLSENNRVHVQPIPPTRGLIFDRNGVIIADNRPSFSLSMTRERSGDWQQVLDVIVEVLELTPDDRTLFEKRMRQGRRPFEPVPILFELTEEQIARIAVNQFRLPGVEVVAQLVRHYPQGAHFAHSVGYVGRINEKELKTLDPVNYSGTHHIGKTGIERFYEPELHGQVGYEEVETNARGRVLRVLKRTDPIPGKDIVLSLDIKLQEAAEAALGGRRGAVVALDPNTGEVLAMVSQPSFDPNPFVTGISFKAYADLRDSIDRPLFNRVLRGLYPPGSTIKPAVAIAGLDSGVVTASSRVFDPGYYQLPNYDHKYRNWNRSGDGWVDLDLAIMRSNDTYFYDLAHKMGIDRLSSYMNKFGLGQKVSLDMFEESAGLMPTREWKRATRRQAWFPGETLILGIGQGYMQTTPLQMAQAIALIASKGKWNRPHLAKTIEGQPPVDENPMEDIVLRDKSDWAKVTHGMEQVMHNARGTARAAAAGAQYRIAGKSGTAQVVAIKQGEKYDRNKVQERHRDHALFVGFAPAENPKIVVSVMIENGEAGGRVAAPVMRQVMDAWLLDENGRLKSEFAPATVAQESAQ, from the coding sequence ATGACGCAGCCGATTCGCCTCAAGGATCACGAGAAAGACGCCCGGATGGTGCGCAGTCGCGTCGTGGTCGGTGCCGTGGCGATCGTCCTGCTGATCTGCGTGCTGATCGCGCGCCTGTATTACCTGCAGGTGATCCAGTACGACTATCACTCGACGCTGTCGGAAAACAACCGGGTGCATGTGCAGCCGATTCCGCCGACCCGCGGGCTGATTTTTGACCGTAATGGCGTGATCATCGCCGATAACCGGCCAAGCTTCAGTCTGAGCATGACCCGTGAGCGCTCCGGCGACTGGCAGCAGGTGCTCGATGTGATCGTCGAAGTGCTGGAGCTGACCCCGGACGACCGTACGCTGTTCGAAAAGCGCATGCGCCAGGGGCGTCGGCCGTTCGAGCCGGTGCCGATCCTGTTCGAGCTGACCGAGGAGCAGATTGCCCGGATTGCGGTCAATCAGTTCCGCCTGCCCGGTGTCGAGGTGGTTGCCCAGCTGGTCCGGCATTACCCGCAGGGTGCGCATTTCGCTCACTCGGTCGGCTATGTCGGGCGGATCAACGAGAAAGAGCTCAAAACCCTCGATCCGGTCAACTACAGCGGTACCCACCATATCGGCAAGACCGGTATCGAGCGCTTCTACGAGCCTGAGCTGCATGGCCAGGTTGGCTACGAAGAGGTCGAGACCAACGCCCGGGGCCGGGTACTGCGGGTACTCAAGCGCACCGACCCGATCCCAGGCAAGGACATTGTCCTGAGCCTCGACATCAAGTTGCAGGAAGCTGCCGAGGCCGCGCTGGGCGGGCGTCGCGGGGCCGTCGTCGCGCTCGATCCGAACACCGGTGAAGTGTTGGCGATGGTCAGCCAGCCAAGCTTCGACCCCAACCCGTTCGTCACCGGCATCAGCTTCAAGGCCTATGCCGACCTGCGCGATTCGATCGACCGGCCGCTGTTCAACCGTGTGCTGCGGGGCTTGTACCCGCCGGGTTCGACCATCAAACCGGCAGTGGCCATCGCCGGTCTCGACAGTGGTGTGGTCACGGCCAGCAGCCGGGTGTTCGACCCGGGCTACTATCAGTTGCCCAACTATGACCACAAGTACCGCAACTGGAACCGCAGCGGTGACGGCTGGGTCGACCTCGACCTGGCGATCATGCGTTCCAACGACACCTACTTCTACGATCTGGCGCACAAGATGGGCATCGACCGCCTGTCCAGCTACATGAACAAGTTCGGCCTCGGGCAGAAAGTCTCCCTCGACATGTTCGAGGAGTCCGCCGGCCTGATGCCGACCCGCGAATGGAAGCGCGCTACCCGCCGCCAGGCCTGGTTCCCGGGTGAAACTCTGATTCTCGGTATCGGCCAGGGCTACATGCAGACCACGCCGCTGCAGATGGCCCAGGCGATCGCGCTGATCGCCAGCAAGGGCAAGTGGAACCGTCCGCACCTGGCCAAGACCATCGAAGGCCAGCCGCCGGTGGACGAGAATCCGATGGAAGACATCGTCCTGCGCGACAAGTCCGACTGGGCCAAGGTCACCCATGGCATGGAGCAGGTGATGCACAACGCCCGTGGTACCGCCCGCGCTGCCGCCGCCGGTGCCCAGTACCGCATTGCCGGCAAGAGTGGTACCGCCCAGGTGGTGGCAATCAAGCAGGGCGAGAAGTACGACCGCAACAAGGTTCAGGAGCGCCACCGTGACCACGCCTTGTTCGTCGGCTTCGCTCCGGCAGAGAACCCGAAGATCGTAGTCTCGGTCATGATCGAAAACGGCGAGGCGGGTGGCCGCGTCGCAGCGCCGGTGATGCGTCAGGTGATGGACGCCTGGTTGCTCGACGAGAATGGCCGACTCAAATCCGAGTTCGCTCCCGCCACCGTCGCTCAGGAATCGGCCCAGTGA
- the rodA gene encoding rod shape-determining protein RodA, protein MRRRASFLQRIHIDGPLLILLLTLAAGSLFVLYSASGKNWDLLLKQASSFGIGLVSMFVIAQLEPRFMARWVPLAYVCGVILLVVVDVMGHNAMGATRWINIPGVIRFQPSEFMKIIMPATIAWYLAKRSLPPHLKHVMISLIMIGVPFILIVRQPDLGTALLILASGAFVLFMGGLRWRWILSVLAAAVPVAVAMWFFVMHDYQKQRVLTFLDPESDPLGTGWNIIQSKAAIGSGGVFGKGWLLGTQSHLDFLPESHTDFIIAVLGEEFGLVGICALLLIYLLLIGRGLVITAQAQTLYGKLLAGSLTMTFFVYVFVNIGMVSGLLPVVGVPLPFISYGGTSLVTLLSAFGVLMSIHTHRKWIAQV, encoded by the coding sequence ATGCGCCGCCGCGCCAGCTTCCTGCAGCGTATCCATATCGACGGCCCCTTGCTGATCCTGCTGCTGACCCTGGCGGCGGGCAGCCTGTTCGTCCTCTATTCGGCCAGTGGCAAGAACTGGGACCTGTTGCTCAAACAGGCCAGCTCGTTCGGCATCGGTCTGGTGTCGATGTTCGTCATCGCCCAGCTGGAACCGCGGTTCATGGCGCGCTGGGTACCCTTGGCCTACGTCTGCGGGGTGATCCTGCTGGTGGTGGTGGATGTCATGGGCCATAACGCCATGGGCGCCACACGCTGGATCAACATTCCCGGGGTGATTCGCTTCCAACCCTCGGAATTCATGAAAATCATCATGCCGGCCACCATTGCCTGGTACCTGGCCAAGCGCTCCCTGCCGCCGCACCTCAAGCATGTGATGATCAGCCTGATCATGATTGGCGTGCCGTTCATCCTCATCGTGCGTCAGCCGGACCTCGGCACGGCGTTGCTGATCCTCGCTTCGGGTGCGTTCGTGCTGTTCATGGGTGGGCTGCGCTGGCGCTGGATCCTCAGTGTGCTCGCCGCCGCAGTACCAGTGGCTGTGGCCATGTGGTTTTTCGTCATGCACGACTACCAGAAGCAGCGGGTACTGACCTTCCTCGATCCGGAAAGCGACCCGTTGGGTACCGGCTGGAACATCATCCAGTCCAAGGCGGCCATCGGTTCCGGTGGTGTGTTTGGCAAAGGCTGGCTGCTCGGCACCCAGTCGCACCTGGACTTCCTGCCGGAAAGCCACACCGACTTCATCATCGCCGTGCTGGGCGAGGAGTTTGGCCTGGTTGGTATCTGTGCGCTGCTGCTGATCTACCTGTTGCTGATCGGCCGTGGCCTGGTGATTACCGCCCAGGCCCAGACGCTCTACGGCAAGCTGCTGGCCGGCAGCCTGACCATGACCTTTTTCGTTTATGTGTTCGTCAATATCGGTATGGTCAGCGGTTTGTTGCCCGTGGTGGGTGTGCCGCTGCCCTTCATTAGTTATGGCGGAACTTCGTTAGTGACGCTGCTGTCAGCGTTTGGAGTTTTAATGTCGATCCATACGCATCGCAAATGGATTGCACAGGTTTGA
- the mltB gene encoding lytic murein transglycosylase B yields MQVMRGWAARCAPWVGLLGLLGGGQQAVAGDYDGSPQVAEFVAEMTRDYGFADEQLMDVFRDVKRKQSILDAISRPAERVKPWKDYRPMFLTDARVARGVDFWRQHEATLARAEQEYGVPAQVIVSIIGVETFFGRNTGNYRVIDALSTLGFDYPPRAEFFRKELREYLLLAREEQVDPLTLKGSYAGAMGLPQFMPSSFRAYAVDFDGDGHINIWNNPDDAIGSVASYFKRHGWVAGEPVVSRATASGDRIDEGLTPGIDAVKTVGELRALGWSSHDALRDDLPVTAFRLEGDNGPEYWLGLQNFYAITRYNRSVMYAMAVHQLSDLLVQARGAK; encoded by the coding sequence ATGCAAGTAATGCGTGGCTGGGCAGCTCGTTGTGCGCCCTGGGTGGGCCTGCTCGGCTTGCTCGGTGGTGGTCAGCAAGCGGTCGCAGGCGACTATGACGGCTCGCCTCAGGTAGCGGAGTTCGTCGCTGAGATGACCCGCGATTATGGCTTTGCCGACGAGCAGTTGATGGATGTGTTTCGCGACGTCAAGCGCAAGCAGTCGATCCTCGATGCGATTTCCCGGCCGGCCGAACGGGTAAAACCCTGGAAGGATTACCGGCCGATGTTTCTCACTGACGCACGGGTCGCCCGTGGCGTGGATTTCTGGCGTCAGCACGAGGCGACCCTGGCCCGTGCCGAGCAGGAGTATGGCGTCCCGGCCCAGGTGATCGTGTCGATTATCGGTGTTGAAACCTTCTTTGGCCGCAACACCGGCAACTACCGGGTGATCGATGCGCTTTCGACCCTGGGCTTCGATTACCCGCCGCGGGCCGAGTTCTTCCGCAAGGAACTGCGCGAGTACCTCTTGCTGGCGCGTGAAGAACAGGTCGATCCGCTGACCCTCAAAGGTTCCTACGCCGGCGCCATGGGCCTGCCGCAATTCATGCCCAGCAGCTTTCGCGCCTACGCCGTGGACTTCGACGGTGACGGCCACATCAATATCTGGAACAACCCGGACGATGCCATCGGCAGCGTTGCCAGCTACTTCAAGCGTCATGGCTGGGTTGCCGGTGAGCCGGTAGTCAGCCGTGCCACGGCCAGCGGTGATCGCATCGACGAGGGCCTGACCCCCGGGATTGACGCGGTCAAGACGGTCGGGGAGTTGCGGGCACTGGGCTGGTCAAGTCATGATGCGCTGCGCGATGATCTGCCGGTCACCGCTTTCCGGCTTGAAGGCGACAACGGCCCCGAATACTGGCTGGGTCTGCAGAACTTCTACGCGATCACTCGCTACAACCGCAGCGTGATGTACGCGATGGCGGTACATCAGCTATCGGACCTGCTGGTTCAAGCACGGGGCGCCAAGTAA
- a CDS encoding septal ring lytic transglycosylase RlpA family protein: MRVMFSDTSLKLIGCAALGLMLASCSSSKPSTQQSTNVVRAKPGLDINRAHKDGAPWWDVDVSKIPDATPTVHTGNYKANPYTVLGKTYFPIQDSRNYRAEGTASWYGTKFHGQNTANGEVYDLYGMSAAHKTLPLPAYVKVTNLDNHRSVVLRVNDRGPFYSDRIIDLSYAAAKKLGYAETGTARVRVEGIDPKQWWAQRGQPAPMVLDQPQVAQTQAFTPSTGAVEQWTPPPQQHAAAVVPVQIASNQASNGLYLQVGAFANPDAAELLRSKLSGMVSAPVFISSIVRNQQTLHRVRMGPINSQGEAQQMQDSVRLANLGQPKVVTAD, from the coding sequence ATGCGCGTAATGTTTTCAGATACATCCCTCAAACTGATCGGCTGTGCGGCCCTGGGCCTGATGCTGGCCAGTTGCTCTTCCAGCAAGCCTTCGACACAGCAAAGCACCAATGTGGTGCGGGCCAAGCCCGGTCTGGACATCAACCGGGCGCACAAGGACGGCGCGCCGTGGTGGGACGTCGATGTCTCGAAGATCCCGGATGCCACGCCGACCGTGCATACCGGCAACTACAAGGCCAACCCCTACACCGTATTGGGCAAGACCTACTTCCCGATCCAGGACTCGCGCAACTACCGCGCCGAGGGTACGGCGTCGTGGTACGGCACCAAGTTCCACGGTCAGAACACCGCCAACGGCGAGGTCTATGACCTTTATGGCATGAGCGCGGCGCACAAGACCCTGCCGCTGCCGGCCTACGTCAAGGTCACCAACCTGGACAACCATCGCAGTGTGGTCCTGCGCGTCAACGACCGCGGCCCGTTCTATTCGGACCGCATCATCGACCTGTCCTATGCGGCGGCGAAGAAGCTCGGTTACGCCGAAACCGGTACCGCGCGCGTGCGTGTCGAGGGTATCGATCCGAAACAATGGTGGGCTCAGCGTGGCCAGCCGGCGCCGATGGTGCTGGATCAGCCGCAGGTTGCCCAGACCCAGGCGTTTACGCCCAGCACCGGCGCCGTCGAGCAGTGGACGCCTCCGCCGCAGCAGCATGCCGCAGCGGTCGTACCTGTGCAGATCGCCAGTAACCAGGCCAGCAATGGTCTTTACTTGCAGGTCGGCGCTTTCGCCAACCCGGATGCCGCCGAACTGCTGCGTTCCAAGTTGAGCGGTATGGTCAGCGCGCCGGTCTTCATCAGCTCGATCGTGCGCAACCAGCAGACCCTGCACCGCGTACGTATGGGGCCGATCAACAGCCAGGGCGAAGCCCAGCAGATGCAGGACAGTGTGCGTCTGGCCAACCTTGGCCAGCCAAAAGTTGTGACGGCAGACTGA
- a CDS encoding D-alanyl-D-alanine carboxypeptidase family protein, producing the protein MNITSFAKRLCLLVPLMITPAAFAAEQMMPSPPQLAAKSYVLMEASSGNILVENNGDERLPPASLTKLMTAYIATLDIRRGQIGENDPVTVSENAWRTGGSRMFIKVGTQVSVSDLLHGIIIQSGNDASVALAEHIAGSEDAFADMMNKTAADLGMSNSHFMNPTGLPNPEHYSSAHDMAVLARAIIHEDPAHYAIYSQKEFFWNNIKQPNRNLLLWRDKTVDGLKTGHTDEAGYCMVSSAVRDGMRLIAVVFGTNSEQARAAETQKLLTYGFRFFETQTFYQKGTELAEAQVWKGAVNKVKAGLAQDLSMTLPKGQLKKLAASMTMNPQLTAPIAKGDVIGKVEVKLDDNVVHSADLIALDAVEEAGFFGRVWDSIRLFFYGLFN; encoded by the coding sequence ATGAACATAACCAGCTTTGCCAAACGCCTTTGCCTGCTTGTACCGCTGATGATCACCCCTGCCGCCTTTGCGGCAGAGCAGATGATGCCGTCGCCGCCGCAACTGGCAGCCAAGTCCTACGTGCTCATGGAAGCTTCCAGCGGTAATATCCTGGTCGAGAACAATGGTGACGAGCGTTTGCCGCCGGCCAGCCTGACCAAGCTGATGACCGCCTACATCGCGACCCTGGATATCCGTCGCGGGCAAATCGGCGAGAACGACCCGGTAACCGTCAGCGAAAACGCCTGGCGTACCGGTGGCTCGCGGATGTTCATCAAGGTCGGCACCCAGGTCAGCGTCAGCGACCTGCTGCACGGCATCATCATCCAGTCGGGCAACGACGCCAGTGTCGCCCTGGCCGAGCACATCGCCGGTAGCGAAGACGCCTTCGCCGACATGATGAACAAGACTGCCGCTGACCTGGGCATGAGCAACAGCCACTTCATGAACCCGACCGGCCTGCCGAACCCCGAGCACTACTCGTCGGCTCACGACATGGCGGTACTGGCGCGCGCAATCATCCACGAAGACCCTGCTCACTATGCGATCTACTCGCAGAAAGAGTTCTTCTGGAACAATATCAAGCAGCCTAACCGCAACCTGCTGCTGTGGCGCGACAAGACTGTCGATGGCCTGAAAACCGGTCACACCGACGAAGCGGGCTACTGCATGGTGTCGTCGGCCGTACGTGATGGTATGCGTCTGATCGCCGTGGTCTTCGGTACCAACAGCGAGCAGGCCCGTGCTGCCGAAACCCAGAAGCTGCTGACCTACGGTTTCCGCTTCTTCGAAACTCAGACCTTCTACCAGAAGGGCACTGAACTGGCCGAGGCGCAAGTCTGGAAGGGTGCCGTCAACAAGGTAAAAGCCGGTCTGGCCCAAGACCTGAGCATGACTTTGCCTAAAGGCCAATTGAAGAAACTGGCTGCAAGCATGACCATGAACCCGCAACTGACCGCGCCAATCGCCAAAGGTGACGTGATCGGTAAAGTGGAAGTCAAACTGGATGACAACGTTGTACACAGCGCCGATCTGATCGCGCTGGACGCTGTTGAGGAAGCTGGTTTCTTCGGCCGGGTGTGGGATAGCATTCGTCTATTCTTCTACGGGCTGTTCAACTGA
- a CDS encoding DUF493 domain-containing protein has protein sequence MTEADKSHKIEFPCADYPIKVIGDTVVNFKDTVIEILKKYAEVDLKTLAERQSKEGKYTTVQLHIVATGEDQLHNINSALRATGIVKMVL, from the coding sequence ATGACCGAAGCTGACAAATCGCACAAAATCGAATTCCCTTGCGCTGATTACCCGATCAAGGTAATCGGTGACACCGTGGTCAATTTCAAGGATACGGTGATCGAGATCCTCAAGAAGTACGCCGAAGTCGATCTCAAGACCCTGGCCGAACGCCAGAGTAAAGAAGGCAAGTACACCACTGTGCAACTGCACATCGTCGCTACCGGTGAAGACCAGCTGCACAATATCAACAGCGCCCTGCGCGCTACCGGTATTGTGAAAATGGTGCTCTGA